A single window of Archangium gephyra DNA harbors:
- a CDS encoding general secretion pathway protein GspE has translation MAAPRNRIGEILVKARVIDEMQLRSALAQHDQWGGRLSRIITDMGLAKEDTITEAISQGLGVQRVQLGTAKDVGALAKLDVGLAEQKGVFPVSLRDNGKTLVLAMADPTDLQTIDQVAARSRTRVVPVVAGDREIQNAILRHYRNQDPAVTHSSHSASSKSSVSSGDEDEFKVVDMSGKTVVKAIADIAPNMARENARQAAAPAPARSGGAGSASDLLDEILSGSPAPAEVFSPEEMQRLQAVQANQEKSSKILRALLELLLEKGMVQQRELAARMRPS, from the coding sequence ATGGCCGCACCTCGCAACCGTATCGGAGAGATTCTCGTCAAGGCCCGCGTCATCGACGAGATGCAGCTTCGCAGCGCGCTCGCCCAGCACGACCAGTGGGGCGGGCGCCTGTCGCGCATCATCACCGACATGGGCCTCGCCAAGGAGGACACGATCACCGAGGCCATCTCCCAGGGCCTGGGCGTGCAGCGTGTCCAGCTGGGCACCGCCAAGGACGTGGGCGCCCTCGCCAAGCTGGACGTGGGCCTCGCCGAGCAGAAGGGCGTCTTCCCCGTGTCCCTGCGAGACAACGGCAAGACGCTCGTGCTCGCCATGGCGGACCCCACGGACCTGCAGACCATCGACCAGGTGGCCGCCCGCAGCCGGACGCGTGTCGTCCCCGTGGTGGCCGGCGACCGTGAAATCCAGAACGCCATCCTGCGCCACTACCGCAACCAGGATCCGGCCGTCACCCACTCGTCCCACTCGGCCTCGAGCAAGAGCAGCGTCTCGTCCGGCGACGAGGACGAGTTCAAGGTCGTCGACATGAGCGGCAAGACGGTGGTGAAGGCCATCGCCGACATCGCGCCGAACATGGCCCGGGAGAACGCCCGGCAGGCCGCGGCTCCCGCTCCGGCGCGGTCCGGTGGCGCGGGGAGCGCCTCGGACCTGCTCGACGAGATTCTCAGCGGCTCGCCCGCCCCGGCGGAGGTGTTCTCGCCCGAGGAGATGCAGCGGCTGCAGGCGGTACAGGCCAACCAGGAGAAGAGCTCCAAGATTCTGCGCGCCCTGCTCGAGCTGCTGCTGGAGAAGGGCATGGTCCAGCAGCGGGAGCTGGCGGCGCGCATGCGCCCCTCCTGA
- a CDS encoding DUF309 domain-containing protein has translation MPRGFDTCLAEGVALFDAGRFFEAHEAWEEAWQHERGPRRLLLQGLILVAAGWLKRDAGNARGAWTLFSRALERLESLPSACEGVDVGLLRPQVAGWREGGPCDRPLLARLLHHQAGGP, from the coding sequence ATGCCACGAGGATTCGATACCTGCCTGGCGGAAGGGGTGGCGCTCTTCGACGCCGGGCGCTTCTTCGAGGCGCACGAGGCCTGGGAAGAAGCCTGGCAGCACGAGCGCGGCCCCCGCAGGCTGTTGCTGCAGGGCCTCATCCTCGTGGCGGCCGGCTGGCTCAAGCGCGACGCGGGCAATGCCCGGGGCGCCTGGACGCTCTTCTCCCGCGCCCTGGAGCGGCTCGAGTCCCTGCCCTCGGCGTGTGAAGGCGTGGACGTGGGCCTTCTGCGTCCCCAGGTCGCGGGCTGGCGTGAGGGCGGCCCCTGTGACCGGCCCCTGCTCGCCCGGCTGCTCCACCACCAGGCAGGAGGCCCTTGA
- a CDS encoding CPXCG motif-containing cysteine-rich protein, with protein sequence MQPFADDALLLCPYCGEEVEVSVDPGGPSSETYVEDCPVCCRPWVVHVSREEEDVSVYLGREDD encoded by the coding sequence ATGCAACCCTTCGCGGACGATGCCCTGCTGCTCTGCCCCTACTGCGGTGAGGAGGTGGAGGTGTCGGTGGACCCGGGTGGCCCCTCGTCGGAGACGTACGTGGAAGACTGCCCGGTGTGCTGCCGGCCGTGGGTGGTGCACGTCTCCCGCGAGGAGGAGGACGTGTCCGTCTACCTCGGGCGCGAGGACGACTGA
- a CDS encoding Hsp20/alpha crystallin family protein, with protein MLNRWNPFEMSNGAVALGPIMAKEFDQLFRELSVRQGNARELVPPADIYETAEGITLQVDLPGHDPKAIEVKVENDTLTLRSERKVAERPEKDNARRLERSFGVYARSFVLPRTVDASRVEARYENGVLTLTLPRREESRPRVVEVKVNG; from the coding sequence ATGCTGAACCGTTGGAACCCGTTCGAGATGAGCAATGGTGCTGTCGCGCTGGGCCCCATCATGGCCAAGGAGTTCGACCAGCTCTTCCGTGAGCTGAGCGTGCGCCAGGGCAACGCCCGCGAGCTCGTCCCGCCCGCGGACATCTACGAGACGGCCGAGGGCATCACCCTGCAGGTGGACCTGCCGGGGCATGACCCGAAGGCCATCGAGGTGAAGGTGGAGAACGACACCCTCACCCTGCGCTCCGAGCGCAAGGTGGCCGAGCGCCCGGAGAAGGACAACGCGCGGCGTCTGGAGCGCAGCTTCGGCGTGTACGCCCGCTCCTTCGTGCTGCCGCGCACCGTGGACGCGTCCCGCGTGGAGGCCCGCTACGAGAATGGCGTGCTCACGCTGACGCTGCCGCGGCGCGAGGAGTCCCGCCCCCGCGTGGTCGAGGTGAAGGTCAACGGCTGA
- a CDS encoding response regulator — MTDQLYTTHDISRLLQVDPSTVSKWIDRGILMAFRTPGGHRRVRSADLRTFLITHQMPVPEELGSSTVRLLVVDDERQVLDAIKRAFKPYANQVELQTTTSGVEALLLVSEQKPHGMLIDLNMPDIDGIEVCRRIRARKQMEGVRLITMTSAHSPEVVESSKQAGAVACLPKPLDVQQVLDLFRVPLALGGTTTAVKR, encoded by the coding sequence ATGACGGATCAGCTCTACACGACCCACGACATCAGCCGGTTGCTCCAGGTGGACCCGTCCACGGTGAGCAAGTGGATCGACCGCGGCATCCTCATGGCGTTCCGGACGCCGGGCGGTCACCGGCGCGTGCGCTCGGCGGACCTTCGCACCTTCCTCATCACCCACCAGATGCCGGTGCCCGAGGAGTTGGGCAGCAGCACCGTGCGCCTGCTGGTGGTGGATGACGAGCGGCAGGTGCTCGACGCCATCAAGCGTGCCTTCAAGCCCTACGCGAACCAGGTGGAGCTGCAGACGACCACCAGTGGCGTCGAGGCGCTCCTGCTGGTCAGCGAGCAGAAGCCGCACGGCATGCTCATCGACCTGAACATGCCGGACATCGACGGTATCGAGGTGTGCCGCCGCATCCGCGCCCGCAAGCAGATGGAGGGCGTGCGGCTCATCACCATGACGTCCGCCCACTCGCCCGAGGTGGTGGAGAGCTCCAAGCAGGCCGGCGCCGTGGCGTGCCTGCCCAAGCCGCTGGACGTGCAGCAGGTGCTCGACCTGTTCCGCGTGCCGCTGGCGCTCGGTGGCACCACCACCGCCGTCAAGCGCTAG
- a CDS encoding KdsC family phosphatase, with amino-acid sequence MTELPPKPSRDELTERAARVRLLAFDVDGVLTDGGLYYGDGGEVMKRFDVKDGHGLVMARLAGLRTAILTARSSSIVEVRGRELGLAAVLQGRKNKAAGFRELLSQLEVSPEECAYMGDDVNDLGPLGMAGLSACPADAAAEVRQSVHYVARCRGGHGAARELVELCLRASGRWEATVQHMRDPDALQAVKL; translated from the coding sequence ATGACGGAGCTGCCGCCCAAACCGAGCAGGGACGAGCTGACGGAGCGCGCGGCACGCGTGCGTCTGCTCGCCTTCGACGTGGACGGCGTCCTCACGGATGGTGGCCTGTATTACGGCGATGGCGGCGAGGTGATGAAGCGCTTCGACGTCAAGGACGGCCACGGTCTGGTGATGGCGAGGCTGGCGGGGTTGCGCACCGCCATCCTCACCGCACGCTCCTCCTCCATCGTGGAAGTGCGCGGCCGGGAGCTGGGCCTGGCCGCCGTGCTCCAGGGCCGCAAGAACAAGGCGGCGGGTTTCCGGGAGCTGCTGTCCCAGCTGGAGGTCTCCCCCGAGGAGTGCGCGTACATGGGGGATGACGTCAACGACCTGGGCCCTCTGGGCATGGCGGGCCTGTCGGCCTGTCCGGCGGATGCCGCCGCCGAGGTTCGTCAGTCGGTGCATTACGTGGCGCGGTGCCGGGGAGGTCACGGGGCCGCGCGCGAGCTGGTGGAGTTGTGCTTGCGGGCATCGGGACGGTGGGAGGCCACCGTTCAACACATGAGGGACCCTGATGCCCTACAAGCTGTCAAGTTGTGA
- the kdsA gene encoding 3-deoxy-8-phosphooctulonate synthase has product MSAAPSIELCGHKVGPGQKLFVIAGPDSIESEEMALRHAKLLKELTGRLGVPYAFKCSYDKANRTSGKSFRGPGLKEGLRILARIKREVGVPILTDVHETSHVGPAAEVVDIIQIPAFLCRQTDLVEAVARTGKGVNLKKGQFVAPKDIVHSARKAVESGNPNVLVTERGATFGYNNLVVDMRGFAQMREAGLVVCFDATHSVQLPSSGDGQTGGERKFVSLLARSAAAAGIDALFTEVHEDPDRALCDGPCSLNPQMFEDVLRQVLAIRRALGHEPA; this is encoded by the coding sequence ATGAGCGCCGCCCCCTCCATCGAGCTGTGCGGCCACAAGGTCGGCCCCGGGCAGAAGCTCTTCGTCATCGCCGGCCCGGACAGCATCGAGTCCGAGGAGATGGCGCTGCGCCACGCGAAGCTCCTCAAGGAGCTGACGGGCCGGCTGGGCGTGCCCTACGCCTTCAAGTGCTCCTACGACAAGGCCAACCGCACCAGCGGCAAGTCCTTCCGGGGCCCCGGTCTGAAGGAAGGCCTGCGCATCCTCGCCCGCATCAAGCGCGAGGTGGGCGTGCCCATCCTCACCGACGTCCACGAGACGAGCCACGTGGGCCCCGCCGCCGAGGTGGTGGACATCATCCAGATTCCCGCCTTCCTCTGCCGCCAGACGGACCTGGTGGAGGCGGTGGCGCGCACGGGCAAGGGCGTCAACCTCAAGAAGGGCCAGTTCGTGGCCCCCAAGGACATCGTCCACTCGGCGCGCAAGGCGGTGGAGTCGGGCAACCCCAACGTGCTCGTCACCGAGCGCGGCGCCACCTTCGGGTACAACAACCTGGTGGTGGACATGCGGGGCTTCGCCCAGATGCGCGAGGCCGGGCTCGTCGTGTGCTTCGACGCCACCCACTCCGTGCAGCTGCCCTCCTCCGGCGATGGCCAGACGGGCGGTGAGCGCAAGTTTGTATCCCTGCTGGCCCGTTCCGCCGCGGCTGCGGGAATAGACGCGCTTTTCACGGAAGTGCATGAAGACCCGGACCGTGCCCTGTGTGACGGTCCGTGCTCGCTCAACCCCCAGATGTTCGAGGACGTGCTACGTCAGGTACTGGCCATCCGGCGCGCGTTGGGTCACGAACCTGCGTAG
- a CDS encoding CTP synthase, translating to MRSKKTKFIFVTGGVVSSLGKGLASASIGALLENRGLDITLLKLDPYINIDPGTMSPFQHGEVFVTDDGGETDMDLGHYERFTNARMSRLNNFTSGRIYHAVIQKERRGEYLGKTVQVIPHITDEIKSCIRQAAQGMDAVIVEVGGTVGDIESLPFLEAIRQMRYDVGGGNTVYMHLTLLPYIGAAGEVKTKPTQHSVMKLREIGIQPDFLICRTDREISREMKDKIAMFCNVDPGNVFTSPDVKSIYELPLELHRQGIDERLAETLNIWTRAARLDRWEDIIRKVYSPGRGEVKVGIVGKYVDLKESYKSLNEALLHGGIANDVKVDLQFVDSQDVEEKGAEALLSGVDAILVPGGFGVRGTEGKIAAVRYAREKRVPFFGICLGLQMAVVEFSRNVLSLADSNSLEFNEHTPHPVVTLMESQVKVQDKGGTMRLGSYACALKPGSLAHKLYGEDVIQERHRHRYEVNNAYRGRLQEAGLVVSGHNPELNLVEMIELPDHPYFVGCQFHPEFKSKPFAPHPLFSGFIRAALAQRDTGRTQA from the coding sequence ATGCGCTCCAAGAAGACCAAGTTCATCTTCGTGACCGGCGGGGTCGTGAGTTCGCTGGGCAAGGGGCTCGCCTCTGCTTCCATTGGCGCCCTGCTCGAGAACCGTGGGCTCGACATCACGCTGCTCAAGCTCGACCCGTACATCAACATCGATCCGGGCACGATGAGCCCGTTCCAACATGGCGAAGTCTTCGTCACCGACGACGGTGGCGAGACCGACATGGATCTGGGCCACTACGAGCGCTTCACCAACGCGCGGATGTCCCGGCTCAACAACTTCACCTCCGGGCGCATCTACCACGCCGTCATCCAGAAGGAGCGGCGGGGCGAGTACCTGGGCAAGACGGTCCAGGTGATTCCGCACATCACCGATGAGATCAAGTCCTGCATCCGCCAGGCGGCGCAAGGCATGGACGCGGTCATCGTCGAGGTGGGCGGCACCGTGGGCGACATCGAGTCGCTGCCCTTCCTCGAGGCCATCCGCCAGATGCGCTACGACGTGGGCGGCGGCAACACCGTCTACATGCACCTCACGCTGCTGCCCTACATCGGCGCGGCCGGCGAGGTGAAGACCAAGCCCACCCAGCACTCGGTGATGAAGCTGCGGGAGATCGGCATCCAGCCCGACTTCCTCATCTGCCGCACCGACCGGGAAATCAGCCGCGAGATGAAGGACAAGATTGCCATGTTCTGCAACGTGGACCCGGGCAACGTGTTCACCTCGCCGGACGTGAAGAGCATCTACGAGCTGCCGCTGGAGCTGCACCGTCAGGGCATCGACGAGCGGCTGGCCGAGACGCTCAACATCTGGACGCGCGCCGCCCGGCTGGATCGCTGGGAGGACATCATCCGCAAGGTGTACTCGCCGGGCCGCGGCGAGGTGAAGGTGGGCATCGTCGGCAAGTACGTGGACCTCAAGGAGAGCTACAAGAGCCTCAACGAGGCGCTGCTCCACGGCGGCATCGCCAACGACGTGAAGGTGGACCTGCAGTTCGTGGACTCGCAGGATGTGGAGGAGAAGGGCGCCGAGGCGCTGCTCTCCGGCGTGGACGCCATCCTCGTGCCCGGCGGCTTCGGCGTGCGCGGCACCGAGGGGAAGATCGCGGCGGTGCGTTATGCCCGGGAGAAGCGGGTGCCCTTCTTCGGCATCTGCCTGGGCCTGCAGATGGCGGTGGTGGAGTTCAGCCGCAACGTGCTGAGCCTGGCCGACTCCAACTCCCTGGAGTTCAACGAGCACACCCCGCACCCGGTGGTGACGCTCATGGAGAGCCAGGTGAAGGTGCAGGACAAGGGTGGTACCATGCGTCTGGGCAGCTACGCCTGCGCGCTGAAGCCCGGCTCGCTGGCGCACAAGCTGTACGGGGAGGACGTCATCCAGGAGCGCCACCGCCACCGGTACGAGGTGAACAACGCCTACCGCGGCCGGCTGCAGGAGGCGGGTCTCGTCGTGTCCGGCCACAACCCCGAGCTCAACCTCGTGGAGATGATTGAACTGCCGGACCACCCCTACTTCGTGGGCTGCCAGTTCCATCCGGAGTTCAAGAGCAAGCCCTTCGCGCCCCACCCGCTCTTCTCCGGCTTCATCCGCGCGGCCCTCGCGCAGCGTGACACCGGGAGGACGCAGGCATGA